One Microvirga lotononidis genomic window carries:
- a CDS encoding sensor histidine kinase has translation MYLRYAATAVLVLISFSIRSRYSEPLGPFPFLLFFPAIIVSAIVFNQGSGYVATALSGGLSAYFFIPPIGSLAINDPSQFLGWCLYVLIGVAITVIIEAQHKAYRELAYAHAKLSQSLKETAASEADKANLLREMSHRVLNNMQTVISLLHLQARVSDPNTRDNLLSAAERVGVMGKVQNRLVRSEGVTTTDAHDFISELCNDLQMALIGQRPIQLNVYAESHQVPINQVVSVGLIINELVINALKYAFPDNRPGHVTVEFTRLNDKFRLCVSDDGIGVAPVREPSGVAHSSTGLGQRIVKAFVAQLDGRLEVALGSPGTTCTVHFPAPKLNLA, from the coding sequence TTGTATCTGCGTTATGCTGCTACAGCAGTCTTAGTGCTGATCAGCTTCTCTATCCGATCCCGGTATTCTGAGCCCCTTGGCCCCTTTCCATTCCTTCTCTTTTTTCCTGCTATTATCGTCAGCGCCATTGTCTTCAATCAGGGCAGCGGATACGTTGCGACAGCCTTGAGTGGCGGACTATCGGCCTATTTCTTTATCCCTCCCATCGGCAGCCTTGCCATCAACGATCCGAGCCAGTTCCTGGGCTGGTGCCTTTATGTGCTTATCGGAGTGGCCATCACGGTGATCATTGAAGCGCAACATAAAGCGTACCGGGAACTCGCGTACGCTCACGCGAAGCTGAGCCAATCTTTGAAAGAGACCGCCGCCTCAGAAGCCGACAAAGCCAATCTCCTTCGTGAAATGAGCCATCGAGTGCTGAACAACATGCAGACAGTGATTTCGCTCCTGCACCTTCAGGCTCGCGTCAGTGACCCGAACACCCGCGACAACCTGCTGTCCGCAGCCGAACGGGTCGGCGTCATGGGCAAGGTTCAAAACCGCCTTGTGCGCTCGGAGGGAGTGACGACAACCGATGCGCACGATTTCATCAGCGAGCTCTGCAACGATCTACAAATGGCGCTCATTGGACAGCGCCCGATTCAGTTGAACGTCTATGCCGAGAGCCATCAGGTCCCGATCAATCAGGTTGTCTCGGTGGGCCTCATCATCAATGAGCTTGTGATCAATGCACTCAAGTATGCATTTCCTGATAACCGGCCCGGTCATGTGACCGTGGAGTTCACACGTTTGAACGATAAGTTTCGTCTGTGTGTCTCCGATGATGGCATTGGCGTTGCCCCTGTTCGCGAGCCCTCCGGGGTAGCCCATTCATCGACTGGTTTGGGGCAGCGCATCGTCAAAGCGTTCGTGGCCCAGCTTGATGGTCGGTTGGAGGTAGCACTCGGCTCTCCCGGAACAACATGCACCGTACATTTTCCAGCGCCCAAGCTAAATCTGGCGTAG
- a CDS encoding response regulator: protein MSPASTHLTPRSDAPPQTVLVVEDEVLVRLVIADYLRECGYRVYEAANAGEAVAVLQSPEASIDVVFSDAQMPGDMDGFGLARWVRANKPGIQVILTSGVERAADVAATLCEAGPLLKKPYPSQEAVNHIKQLQAKAGRA from the coding sequence ATGAGCCCTGCATCGACGCACCTGACACCCCGATCCGACGCTCCCCCTCAGACAGTCCTCGTGGTTGAAGACGAAGTTCTGGTCCGGCTGGTCATCGCCGATTACCTGCGCGAGTGTGGCTACAGGGTCTATGAAGCCGCGAATGCTGGCGAAGCGGTCGCAGTGCTCCAATCCCCTGAGGCATCAATCGATGTTGTGTTCAGCGATGCCCAGATGCCAGGTGACATGGATGGATTCGGGCTGGCCCGCTGGGTGCGTGCCAACAAACCCGGGATCCAGGTGATCCTCACCTCTGGCGTCGAACGAGCGGCAGACGTTGCCGCCACATTATGCGAGGCGGGGCCTCTGCTTAAGAAGCCATACCCATCGCAGGAGGCGGTCAATCATATCAAGCAGCTCCAGGCGAAGGCAGGACGGGCCTAA